A section of the Clostridium felsineum DSM 794 genome encodes:
- a CDS encoding glycosyltransferase family 2 protein produces the protein MNKEPLVTVITPSFNQGKYIEETIKSVLNQTYDNIEYIVMDGGSTDNTIEILRKYEGRIKFFSEKDKGQTDAINKGFKMAKGEIVGWINSDDVLESEAVKWSVDEFAKNDKLAITYGNIMYIDENGLAKTDVKLERKPIITRNKLLHKNPDIIQPGSFYSHKLVQKVGYLDEKLNYVMDYDLFIKLLTLGDIKFIDKLLAKFRLHNESKTVSENHNFSREIYEVIKKYNIEPEAVSNRYMKEKDYKYWHNKMEKFIDRLFGKNTSDNIGIYGAGSHTKYLLELYKEIKGDIHRNIFIIDSNNNLKGKKIMDFTIYTPEDISQLKLNNIIISSFTYQEDIYNKVKIYKNHGVKITKIYEEDDKPFFN, from the coding sequence ATGAATAAAGAGCCTTTAGTTACAGTAATAACACCATCATTTAATCAAGGAAAATATATAGAAGAAACAATAAAATCTGTTTTGAATCAAACCTATGATAATATTGAATATATTGTTATGGATGGTGGGTCAACAGATAATACTATAGAAATTTTAAGAAAATATGAAGGAAGAATAAAGTTTTTTTCAGAAAAAGACAAAGGGCAAACAGATGCAATTAATAAGGGCTTCAAAATGGCAAAAGGAGAAATAGTAGGGTGGATAAACTCTGATGATGTTTTAGAAAGTGAAGCAGTTAAATGGAGTGTAGATGAATTTGCTAAAAATGATAAGCTGGCTATAACGTATGGAAATATAATGTATATAGACGAAAATGGATTAGCAAAGACTGATGTAAAGCTTGAGAGAAAACCAATAATTACAAGAAATAAGTTGCTCCATAAAAATCCAGATATTATTCAACCAGGTAGCTTTTATTCTCATAAATTAGTTCAAAAAGTAGGCTATTTAGATGAAAAGTTAAATTATGTTATGGATTATGATCTTTTTATAAAACTACTTACCTTAGGGGATATAAAATTTATAGATAAGTTACTTGCTAAATTTAGATTGCATAATGAATCTAAAACTGTTTCTGAAAATCATAATTTTTCAAGGGAAATTTATGAGGTGATAAAAAAGTATAATATAGAACCTGAGGCTGTTTCAAATAGATATATGAAAGAAAAAGACTATAAATATTGGCACAATAAAATGGAAAAATTTATAGATAGGTTATTTGGGAAAAATACATCAGATAACATAGGCATATATGGAGCAGGAAGTCATACGAAATATTTACTTGAATTGTATAAGGAAATAAAAGGGGATATACACAGAAATATATTTATAATCGATTCAAATAATAATTTAAAGGGTAAAAAAATAATGGATTTCACCATATATACGCCAGAAGATATATCTCAATTAAAGCTTAATAACATTATTATTTCTAGTTTTACCTATCAAGAGGATATATATAATAAAGTTAAAATTTATAAAAACCATGGTGTAAAAATTACCAAAATATATGAAGAAGATGATAAGCCATTTTTTAATTAA
- a CDS encoding glycosyltransferase, giving the protein MKILYLADQFLPEASTGTTKFIYNVVSNILNRGIEASLITYSSYPDEEYSEKIDDILVKRFTYRKINVIAIKCLNKNADFEFQLQNRKLFNLKKIIMEEKADMVHICHPRRVGGIIELVKEMKIPYIITLTDCFLICPKLFLINKKNEICSGANRGKECERQCDDLKLNYNSRYIKAQEILENAKIIITPSIFLKELYIREFKDISIKITVINHGMKFENIDINNTVYDNKSKINFGFASAASYIKGIFVLISAFNRLKKNENIKLNIYGGGNEDLLAILNENSNVNMYGEYSNDNINEVYNSMDVLICPSICYESYSFVINEAFQRKIPVIASNIGAMAEFVKSGINGFTFDVGDSGQLSRLVRMISNNPRILNYLKSNINISNRNIYNEVNSYIDIYNKINNKQPIKIDNHIESKYSFKYIHDEFLGKNIDKRIPFDIKEDFYYAFDIKLNYLRKKFKNKRINYLIWGASYSGEMTEKLITNKLKNFYLVGYVDRFKTSIIGETPIYNIEQIKYIDFNYVFICTTPGRKDACAKLKELNLKVLENYLYGYGQ; this is encoded by the coding sequence ATGAAAATACTGTACCTAGCAGATCAATTTTTGCCAGAGGCTTCAACAGGTACGACAAAGTTTATTTACAATGTAGTTAGTAATATTTTAAATAGAGGCATTGAAGCTTCATTAATAACCTATAGTTCATATCCAGATGAAGAATATAGTGAAAAGATAGATGATATTTTAGTTAAGAGATTTACATATAGAAAAATTAATGTTATTGCAATTAAGTGTTTAAATAAAAATGCTGATTTTGAATTTCAACTTCAAAATAGAAAGTTGTTTAATTTAAAGAAAATTATAATGGAAGAAAAGGCAGATATGGTTCATATTTGTCATCCAAGAAGAGTAGGTGGAATTATAGAATTGGTAAAAGAAATGAAAATACCATACATAATTACTCTTACGGATTGTTTTTTAATATGTCCAAAATTGTTTTTGATAAATAAGAAAAATGAGATCTGTTCAGGTGCAAATAGGGGAAAAGAATGTGAAAGACAGTGTGATGATTTAAAATTAAATTATAATAGTAGATATATTAAGGCTCAAGAAATATTGGAAAATGCAAAAATAATTATTACTCCATCTATATTTTTGAAAGAATTATATATAAGGGAATTTAAAGATATATCTATAAAAATAACTGTAATAAATCATGGTATGAAATTTGAAAATATTGATATAAACAACACAGTTTATGATAATAAAAGCAAAATAAATTTTGGATTTGCTAGCGCTGCATCGTATATAAAAGGTATTTTTGTACTTATAAGTGCTTTTAATAGACTTAAAAAAAATGAAAATATAAAGCTTAATATCTATGGTGGAGGAAATGAGGATTTATTAGCTATTTTGAATGAAAATTCCAATGTTAATATGTATGGTGAATATAGTAATGATAATATAAATGAAGTTTATAATTCCATGGATGTACTTATTTGTCCTTCAATATGCTATGAAAGTTATTCTTTTGTTATAAATGAAGCATTTCAGAGGAAAATTCCTGTTATAGCAAGTAATATAGGTGCTATGGCTGAATTTGTTAAGAGTGGAATAAATGGATTCACTTTTGATGTAGGGGATTCTGGGCAACTTTCAAGGTTAGTCAGGATGATATCCAATAATCCTAGAATTTTAAATTATTTAAAATCCAACATAAATATTTCTAATAGAAATATTTATAATGAAGTGAATTCATATATTGATATTTATAATAAAATAAATAATAAACAGCCAATTAAAATAGATAATCATATAGAATCAAAATATAGTTTTAAATACATACATGATGAATTTTTAGGTAAAAATATTGATAAAAGAATTCCTTTTGATATAAAAGAAGATTTTTATTATGCATTTGATATAAAGCTGAATTATTTAAGGAAAAAATTCAAAAATAAAAGAATAAATTATTTAATATGGGGAGCAAGTTATTCTGGTGAAATGACGGAAAAGCTTATTACAAATAAACTTAAAAACTTTTATTTAGTAGGTTATGTTGATAGGTTTAAAACAAGCATTATAGGGGAAACACCAATATACAATATAGAGCAAATTAAATATATAGATTTTAATTATGTATTTATATGTACGACACCTGGAAGAAAAGATGCTTGCGCTAAATTAAAAGAGCTTAACCTTAAGGTTTTAGAAAATTATTTATATGGGTATGGACAATAA
- a CDS encoding glycosyltransferase family 2 protein, with protein sequence MIKVGIIICNYNKKEYVLKCIDSVLNSSYKDFDIYLVDNASTDGSVQAVKERFCNELKIIENEENIGGSGGFYTGIKFVINKGYKYIYLLDNDVVIHENSLEKLVDYMEKNLNVGATGSKIYYLDNPKVIQEFGSFVDWDDFNMKLMNKGSIDLGFSDMKSDYVPACSALLRVDALKEVGNIDKEYFVYWDDIDLCHRLKLQGYEIWAINDSKVWHKGGGNVRRNTFGTYYFWRNRIHFFIKYSEESKIEKVAAKLFDDIFDAVYACNYVGKYNSAKTISLALEDAIHNVRGKVSDDKIFKVEKIEDRLKEILRGKKSITIISYNNVDILMNVINKIKTINNKVELRILSNNKLDIERFKECKILKSNDYKSKESEIVIKLCNHIFDMRNELCNNIIYIDGYFNTIITQEDRKYIENYENIYCMMKNIWYPNLVDGMRRLNKKLNN encoded by the coding sequence ATGATTAAGGTAGGTATAATAATTTGTAATTATAATAAGAAAGAATATGTGCTAAAGTGTATAGATTCAGTTCTAAATTCATCGTATAAAGATTTTGATATATACTTAGTAGATAATGCCTCTACAGATGGTTCGGTTCAGGCAGTTAAAGAACGATTTTGTAACGAATTAAAAATTATTGAAAATGAGGAAAACATAGGTGGATCAGGCGGTTTTTATACAGGAATTAAATTTGTAATAAATAAAGGCTATAAGTATATATATCTTCTTGATAATGATGTAGTAATTCATGAAAATTCCCTCGAAAAGCTTGTTGACTATATGGAGAAAAATTTAAATGTGGGGGCTACTGGTTCCAAGATATATTATCTCGATAATCCCAAAGTAATACAGGAATTTGGATCTTTTGTTGATTGGGATGATTTTAATATGAAATTAATGAATAAAGGAAGTATTGATTTAGGTTTCAGTGATATGAAAAGTGATTATGTACCTGCTTGTTCAGCGCTTCTTAGAGTTGATGCGTTAAAAGAAGTTGGAAACATTGACAAAGAGTATTTTGTATACTGGGATGATATAGATTTATGCCATAGATTAAAACTTCAGGGATATGAAATTTGGGCTATTAACGATTCAAAGGTGTGGCATAAAGGAGGGGGAAATGTAAGGCGTAATACTTTTGGTACCTACTATTTTTGGAGAAATAGAATACATTTTTTTATAAAGTATAGCGAAGAAAGTAAAATAGAAAAGGTTGCAGCTAAACTTTTTGATGATATTTTTGATGCGGTATATGCATGTAATTATGTGGGAAAATACAATAGTGCAAAAACTATAAGCTTAGCTTTAGAAGATGCAATTCATAATGTAAGAGGAAAAGTTAGCGATGATAAGATATTTAAGGTCGAGAAAATTGAAGATAGGCTTAAAGAGATATTAAGAGGAAAAAAGTCTATAACCATTATAAGTTATAATAATGTAGATATACTTATGAATGTTATAAATAAAATTAAAACTATTAATAATAAAGTAGAATTGAGAATACTTTCCAATAACAAACTTGATATTGAACGATTCAAAGAATGCAAAATTTTAAAATCAAATGACTATAAATCAAAAGAGAGTGAAATAGTAATCAAACTATGTAATCATATATTTGATATGAGAAATGAACTTTGCAATAATATAATCTATATTGATGGATATTTTAATACTATAATTACACAGGAAGATAGAAAATATATAGAAAATTATGAAAATATATATTGTATGATGAAAAATATATGGTATCCTAATTTAGTAGATGGTATGAGAAGACTTAATAAGAAATTAAATAATTAA
- a CDS encoding glycosyltransferase family 2 protein codes for MKTPLVSIVTICWNRKAEICESLYNIKKIDYESLEIIVVDNASTDGTIEKIEKDFKEVKLVKMTKNLGIEAYNVGFKEAKGEYIVILDDDSFPEKNSIKRMVEKFQKDDELGMVAFDVRNYYNYDEVKKMNLEENFDGEAAEADDYIMAFNGAGAGVRTNVLKEAGFYPEEFFLYWNEQDTAFRILDMGYKIKFFADVIAYHKYSPQNRTSLRAPFYYTRNAFFLVWKNYSTKFALKKTMELIYSCFYFSMEQKTSIYLKAMWNAFINFNKIKGKRKVVNKYIEENLRIPLNVSFTFYK; via the coding sequence ATGAAAACTCCATTAGTAAGTATTGTAACTATTTGTTGGAATAGAAAAGCTGAAATATGCGAGAGTCTTTACAATATAAAAAAAATAGATTATGAATCTTTAGAAATTATAGTTGTAGATAATGCATCTACTGATGGAACTATAGAAAAGATAGAAAAAGATTTTAAAGAAGTAAAACTCGTAAAAATGACTAAAAATTTGGGGATAGAAGCATATAATGTGGGCTTTAAAGAAGCAAAAGGAGAGTATATAGTAATTCTTGACGATGATTCCTTTCCAGAAAAAAATTCTATTAAAAGAATGGTGGAAAAATTTCAAAAAGATGATGAACTTGGTATGGTAGCTTTTGATGTTAGAAATTACTATAATTATGATGAAGTTAAAAAAATGAATTTAGAGGAAAATTTTGATGGCGAAGCAGCGGAAGCTGATGATTATATCATGGCATTTAATGGGGCAGGAGCAGGAGTTAGAACAAATGTACTCAAAGAAGCTGGTTTTTATCCAGAAGAATTCTTTTTATATTGGAATGAACAAGATACTGCTTTTAGGATATTAGATATGGGTTATAAGATAAAGTTTTTTGCCGATGTTATAGCATATCATAAATATTCACCACAAAACAGAACATCCCTAAGGGCACCTTTTTATTATACACGAAATGCCTTTTTTCTTGTGTGGAAGAATTATTCTACAAAATTTGCTTTAAAAAAGACTATGGAGCTTATATATAGTTGTTTCTATTTTTCAATGGAACAAAAGACTAGTATATATTTAAAGGCCATGTGGAATGCTTTTATCAATTTTAATAAAATAAAGGGAAAAAGAAAAGTTGTTAATAAATACATTGAGGAAAATTTAAGGATTCCACTTAATGTTTCATTTACGTTTTATAAATAA
- the glf gene encoding UDP-galactopyranose mutase, whose protein sequence is MFDYLIVGCGFSGAVSARLLAEEGKKVLVVDKRNHIGGNSYDYYDKKGILVHKYGPHIFHTNSKKVWEFLSRFTKWYLYQHKVLSYVDGKLVPMPINVDTVNELYGTNYTSDTIIDFFDKVRNKNIEVNNAKDMVITKVGEELYKKFFEGYTKKQWGIMPEELEKEVTARIPIRTNRDDRYFTNVYQGLPLYGYTNMFENMLEHENIHIMLNSDYRFIKNEISYKNLIYTGCADEFFDYKFGKLPYRSINFEFETLNEECYQRVGTINYPNDYDFTRITEFKYLTGQKSLSTTIVREYSSAEGEPYYPVPRKENEKLYLKYKKESEALENVYFLGRLGQYRYMNMDVVVDEAIKLVDRIKEKN, encoded by the coding sequence ATGTTCGATTATTTAATAGTTGGTTGTGGATTTTCTGGTGCTGTTTCAGCAAGGCTTTTGGCAGAGGAAGGAAAAAAAGTTTTAGTTGTGGATAAGAGAAATCATATAGGTGGAAATTCTTATGATTATTATGATAAAAAAGGAATACTAGTACATAAATATGGGCCTCACATTTTCCATACTAATAGTAAAAAAGTATGGGAATTCTTATCTAGATTTACTAAGTGGTATCTTTATCAGCATAAAGTATTATCATATGTTGATGGAAAACTTGTACCAATGCCTATAAATGTAGACACTGTAAATGAACTTTATGGTACAAATTATACAAGTGATACTATTATTGATTTTTTCGATAAAGTAAGGAACAAGAATATTGAAGTGAATAATGCTAAAGATATGGTAATTACCAAAGTAGGAGAGGAACTTTATAAAAAATTCTTTGAAGGATATACTAAAAAACAGTGGGGAATTATGCCTGAAGAACTTGAAAAGGAAGTTACTGCAAGAATACCTATAAGAACTAATAGAGATGACAGATATTTTACTAATGTATATCAGGGGCTTCCACTCTATGGATACACAAATATGTTTGAAAATATGTTAGAGCATGAAAATATACATATAATGCTTAACTCTGACTATAGATTTATAAAAAATGAAATTAGTTATAAAAATTTGATTTATACTGGCTGTGCAGATGAGTTTTTTGATTATAAATTTGGTAAACTTCCGTATAGATCAATAAACTTTGAGTTTGAAACTTTAAATGAAGAATGTTATCAAAGAGTTGGAACAATAAATTATCCAAATGATTATGATTTTACTAGAATAACAGAATTTAAATACTTAACAGGTCAAAAGTCTTTAAGTACGACTATAGTAAGGGAGTATTCCTCCGCTGAAGGTGAACCATATTATCCAGTGCCACGAAAGGAAAATGAAAAACTTTATCTTAAATATAAAAAAGAGTCAGAAGCTTTAGAAAATGTTTATTTCTTAGGAAGACTTGGACAGTACAGATATATGAATATGGATGTAGTAGTAGATGAGGCTATAAAGCTTGTTGACAGAATAAAAGAAAAAAATTAA
- a CDS encoding motility associated factor glycosyltransferase family protein codes for MTFNTVKECENTLKEAAIEKSLDNRNILLLDGKYIGSKENVKKDIERFINSLNIENAESDFVIFGLGSGEHIIELINMRLNKIRILVIEPRVDVVSSFLNTSYADKIINDDRVFLYLYNEEDLSGVLNLFLDEFNIANTKCSVFANYSDIYYKEIANLYSNYLEIQNSVLVNMGTHMVHSKHFFNSYMNNLKSIQNSTMINYFKNIYEGMPAVVVSAGPSLSKNVDLLKEFQDEFIIITGGRTLEILIDKGIIPDFVCVIDPDEPAFEIMKNAMDSKVPLVYSEFTNYKVVEEYKGHKIFFTDIGAENASRDFFEKDIDNLYEGGSVAHVCTSLAEYIGCNTIIFIGQDFAYTNDITYDLSVGGSGDIKNFFYVQDIYGEKVKTDRTLYFYKKSMEEFIKAKRDIKFINSTEGGASIEGAPADILKNVLENYRHKVKDRNVIENIIKDNTELMSKENVDLKMEKIKQNLTIVNEMCISAVEDYNSYIMANKDDIQERDFVAYNFNITNECIFSMMGSLKFLNILLSPAIINILGNPNFKEKQDMMEEDRIKIQLKRNIIFYNNIIESVKEFMKY; via the coding sequence GTGACATTCAATACTGTTAAGGAGTGTGAGAATACTCTAAAAGAAGCAGCTATAGAAAAAAGTTTAGATAATAGAAATATACTTCTGTTAGATGGTAAATATATTGGAAGTAAAGAGAATGTGAAAAAAGACATAGAAAGATTTATAAATAGTCTTAATATAGAAAATGCAGAAAGTGATTTTGTAATATTTGGACTTGGAAGTGGAGAACATATAATAGAGCTCATAAATATGAGGTTAAATAAAATAAGAATTTTAGTTATTGAGCCAAGAGTTGATGTTGTATCAAGCTTTCTAAATACTAGTTATGCAGATAAAATAATAAATGATGATAGAGTGTTCTTATATCTTTATAATGAAGAAGATTTAAGTGGGGTTCTTAACTTGTTTTTAGATGAGTTCAATATAGCTAATACAAAATGCAGCGTTTTTGCAAATTATAGTGATATATATTATAAAGAAATAGCTAACTTATATAGCAATTATTTAGAAATTCAAAATAGTGTGCTTGTAAATATGGGTACACATATGGTTCATTCAAAACATTTTTTTAATTCATATATGAATAATTTAAAGAGCATACAAAATAGTACAATGATAAATTATTTTAAAAATATTTATGAAGGTATGCCTGCAGTTGTTGTCTCAGCGGGGCCCTCTTTATCTAAAAATGTGGATTTGCTAAAGGAATTTCAAGATGAATTTATTATTATAACAGGTGGAAGAACACTTGAAATCTTAATAGATAAAGGAATTATACCTGATTTTGTATGTGTAATAGATCCGGATGAGCCGGCATTTGAAATAATGAAGAATGCTATGGATTCTAAAGTCCCGTTAGTATATTCTGAATTTACAAACTATAAGGTAGTAGAAGAGTATAAAGGACATAAGATATTCTTTACAGATATAGGTGCCGAAAATGCATCTAGAGATTTTTTTGAAAAAGATATAGATAATTTATATGAGGGAGGTTCAGTAGCTCATGTATGTACCTCTTTGGCAGAGTATATTGGATGCAATACAATAATTTTTATAGGTCAAGACTTTGCTTATACTAATGATATAACCTATGATTTAAGTGTTGGTGGAAGTGGTGATATAAAGAATTTTTTCTATGTACAAGACATATATGGTGAAAAAGTAAAGACAGATAGAACCCTTTATTTTTACAAAAAATCTATGGAAGAATTTATAAAGGCAAAAAGAGATATAAAATTTATAAACAGTACAGAGGGAGGAGCAAGTATAGAAGGAGCTCCGGCGGATATACTAAAAAATGTTCTTGAAAATTATAGACATAAAGTTAAGGATAGAAATGTTATAGAAAATATAATAAAAGATAATACTGAACTTATGAGTAAAGAGAATGTAGATTTAAAAATGGAAAAGATAAAACAAAATCTTACAATAGTAAATGAAATGTGTATTTCAGCTGTAGAAGATTATAATAGTTATATTATGGCTAATAAGGATGATATACAAGAAAGGGATTTTGTAGCTTACAATTTTAATATTACAAATGAATGTATATTTAGTATGATGGGAAGTCTTAAATTTCTAAATATACTTTTATCTCCAGCAATAATAAATATACTTGGTAATCCAAATTTTAAAGAAAAACAAGATATGATGGAAGAAGATAGAATTAAAATACAACTTAAGAGAAATATAATATTTTATAATAATATTATAGAATCAGTTAAAGAGTTTATGAAATATTAA
- a CDS encoding flagellin: protein MRINHNIAALSLFYEQKNVETEQSGALERISSGLKINSAKDGPSALEKSEKMRMQIRGMQMAARNVQDGVSMFQTAEGGMNNVSEMLERMRDLVLESGDSSKTDSDKKNIQLEIDQIKKGIDDITKNTNFNGKPLIASDEESEITIGNNVGDKVKFSFYDLSSASLGQKDASGKVTNSINDLNLETNSLNQNLDTIDTALSTVLDARAQYGAIENRFNDTYNDLNTSVEGVQQAESDIRDSDVAEEMITYTKTGVLMQAGDAMLAQANQFPRDILNILSNVK from the coding sequence GTGAGAATAAATCATAATATAGCGGCATTATCGCTTTTCTATGAACAAAAGAATGTTGAAACAGAGCAATCAGGTGCTCTTGAAAGAATAAGTTCAGGATTGAAAATAAATAGCGCAAAAGATGGCCCCTCAGCTTTAGAAAAAAGTGAAAAGATGAGAATGCAAATTAGGGGAATGCAGATGGCAGCAAGAAACGTTCAAGATGGTGTTAGTATGTTTCAGACAGCAGAAGGTGGAATGAATAATGTATCAGAAATGCTAGAAAGGATGAGAGATCTTGTTCTTGAATCCGGAGATTCTAGTAAAACAGACTCAGATAAAAAAAATATACAGCTTGAAATTGATCAAATAAAAAAAGGAATAGACGATATCACAAAAAATACAAATTTTAATGGTAAGCCTCTTATAGCATCTGATGAAGAGAGCGAAATTACTATAGGAAATAATGTAGGGGATAAAGTGAAGTTTTCTTTTTATGATTTAAGTTCAGCAAGTTTAGGACAAAAAGATGCAAGTGGAAAAGTAACTAATAGTATAAATGATTTAAATCTTGAAACAAATTCCTTAAATCAAAATCTTGATACAATTGATACAGCATTATCAACAGTTTTAGATGCAAGAGCTCAGTATGGTGCTATTGAAAATAGGTTTAATGATACTTATAATGATTTAAATACATCAGTAGAAGGAGTTCAGCAAGCTGAAAGTGATATTAGAGATTCGGATGTAGCTGAGGAAATGATTACATATACCAAGACAGGTGTACTTATGCAGGCAGGTGATGCAATGTTAGCTCAAGCAAATCAATTTCCAAGGGACATTCTAAATATATTAAGTAATGTTAAATAG
- a CDS encoding dTDP-glucose 4,6-dehydratase produces MNILVTGGAGFIGRWVVKKLLEDGNSVTALDNLSNGSLENINEFKDEKFRFIEGDIKSKNDLDKVFEEKYDIIYHLAASIVVQESIDEPEKTFFNDTVGTFNILERAKKQMFGENGKMNGSTWEIDENDDIHPCKVVFMSTCMVYDISGEEGIDENHNVKPVSPYGGSKIAAENMVLSYFNAYKLPVVVIRPFNTYGPFQKSNGEGGVVSIFLKNFIDNKPINIYGSGNQTRDLLFVKDCADFVVTSGYKSKVDGQIINAGTGNDITINDLAKLIAGNKVPVNHVEHIHPQSEIMKLKCNYLKAKKLMGWNPHYTLEEGIAETKAWLALRVK; encoded by the coding sequence TTGAATATACTTGTAACTGGAGGAGCTGGATTTATTGGAAGATGGGTTGTAAAAAAGCTTTTAGAGGACGGCAATAGTGTTACTGCATTAGATAATCTATCAAACGGAAGTCTTGAAAATATAAATGAGTTTAAAGATGAAAAATTTAGATTCATAGAAGGAGATATAAAAAGTAAAAATGATCTGGATAAAGTTTTTGAAGAAAAGTATGATATAATCTACCATCTTGCTGCATCTATTGTAGTTCAAGAAAGTATAGATGAACCAGAAAAAACTTTTTTTAATGATACAGTAGGTACTTTTAATATTCTTGAAAGAGCAAAAAAGCAAATGTTTGGTGAAAATGGAAAGATGAATGGAAGCACATGGGAAATAGATGAAAATGATGATATTCATCCATGTAAAGTTGTTTTTATGAGTACTTGTATGGTCTATGATATTTCGGGAGAAGAGGGGATAGATGAAAATCATAATGTAAAACCAGTATCCCCTTATGGTGGCAGCAAAATAGCTGCTGAAAATATGGTGCTTTCATATTTTAATGCTTATAAGCTTCCAGTTGTTGTTATAAGACCATTTAATACATATGGTCCATTTCAAAAATCTAATGGTGAGGGCGGAGTTGTATCTATATTTTTAAAGAATTTTATTGATAATAAGCCTATAAACATTTATGGGTCAGGTAATCAAACTAGAGATCTTTTATTTGTAAAAGATTGTGCTGATTTTGTTGTTACTTCTGGATACAAAAGTAAAGTGGATGGGCAAATAATAAATGCAGGAACAGGAAATGATATAACCATAAATGACCTAGCAAAGCTTATAGCTGGAAATAAAGTTCCCGTAAACCATGTAGAGCATATTCACCCTCAAAGTGAAATTATGAAACTAAAATGTAATTACTTAAAAGCAAAGAAATTAATGGGTTGGAATCCGCATTACACACTAGAGGAAGGTATAGCTGAAACCAAGGCGTGGCTTGCGTTAAGGGTGAAATAG
- the flgB gene encoding flagellar basal body rod protein FlgB produces MAINGISSSQYTYNLLGKGLDATSERGKAISNNIANVNTKGYKRYYVNFEDNLKSSMDNLAMERTDSRHINDGASFGDIQLKKDTASSVNEDGNNVDVDSEMSNEAQNTLEYYTLINQISSRISMERSVINGR; encoded by the coding sequence ATGGCAATAAACGGCATATCAAGTAGCCAATACACGTATAATTTACTTGGAAAAGGACTTGATGCAACCTCAGAAAGAGGAAAAGCAATATCTAACAATATAGCAAATGTAAATACTAAAGGCTATAAAAGATACTATGTTAATTTTGAAGATAATTTGAAAAGTTCAATGGATAATCTTGCAATGGAAAGAACAGATTCTAGGCATATAAATGATGGGGCATCATTTGGTGATATTCAATTAAAAAAAGATACAGCAAGTAGTGTAAATGAAGATGGAAATAATGTAGACGTAGATTCAGAAATGTCAAATGAAGCTCAAAATACATTAGAGTATTATACACTTATAAATCAAATAAGCAGTAGAATAAGTATGGAAAGAAGTGTTATAAATGGGAGGTAG
- the flgC gene encoding flagellar basal body rod protein FlgC: MSSFSSLNISSSGLSAERLRMDTISSNIANISTTKTADGGPYRRKIAVFQDNFENTFNEVTGKYDKKPLGVRAVKISEDQSPFRMDYDPGNPDANADGYVAMPNVNILNEMADMMASTRAYEANVTAMNDEKGMYTKALEIGK; this comes from the coding sequence ATGAGTTCTTTTAGTTCTCTTAATATAAGTTCAAGTGGTCTTTCGGCAGAAAGATTAAGGATGGATACTATATCTTCTAATATAGCCAACATTTCTACTACAAAAACAGCTGATGGAGGCCCCTATAGAAGAAAGATAGCAGTTTTCCAAGATAATTTTGAAAATACGTTTAATGAGGTTACAGGTAAATATGATAAAAAACCGTTAGGTGTTAGAGCAGTAAAAATTAGCGAGGATCAATCACCTTTTAGAATGGATTATGATCCTGGAAATCCAGATGCAAATGCAGATGGTTATGTTGCAATGCCTAATGTTAATATTTTAAATGAAATGGCAGATATGATGGCATCTACAAGAGCGTATGAGGCTAATGTAACTGCAATGAATGATGAAAAGGGAATGTATACTAAGGCTTTAGAAATTGGTAAATAA